ACCCATGCTTATAATGGGCATGAAGGTTTAGTTAAACTTGATGGAATTAAATTTGATTTACTTATAACAGATTTGAATATGCCTCATATGAAAGGAGGCAATATGCTTAAACATGTCCTCAGGTTAAATAAAAACTATGTTCCAGATAATATTTTAGTTTTCTCAGGACTAATAGATCCAAATGAAATGGAACCAAGTAAGATTAAAAACCTAACTTATATGAGTAAGCCCTTTGATGAAGGTGATTTTAATGAATATCTAAGGCGAACCATTCGTTTAAAGTCTTCATATAAGTTTGATGATGTTGTAGATCAGAAGTACCTAGTTCCTTTTGTTGAAGCAGTTAAAGAAGTTTCAAGACTAAGTTATAACTTAGATATTCACTTTTGCACGGCTACGAATATGGATAGAAGAAATGAAGCTGAATATGAACTAGCAGCGACTGGTAATTTTCAAGGAGATAACTTTCATGCCAGCTTTATTCTTAGTATGGATAAACAGACATATTTCTCTTATATAAAGTCTGGTAAAGGCCATGATTTTACAATTTTAACTGAAAAATCGGTGGAGCACTTTAATACTTTATTTAAACAGATTGTAGAGTTTACTCAAAGAAGGCTTTATGAATTAGGAGAAAAAGTAAACTACACAGTCTCTGATGTTATTTTTGGAGAGGATGTAAAGCTTGTTAACTTTTTCAAGGGAAAGAACTTTATTTTAGAGTTTGAAGCAAAAGGCCGACCATTTTACTTAGAAATAGTATTGAAAAAATCTTACCT
The window above is part of the Halobacteriovorax sp. HLS genome. Proteins encoded here:
- a CDS encoding two-component system response regulator; its protein translation is MSLAKKKICIVDDDKGVHEFLSEYIRSISKEVVITHAYNGHEGLVKLDGIKFDLLITDLNMPHMKGGNMLKHVLRLNKNYVPDNILVFSGLIDPNEMEPSKIKNLTYMSKPFDEGDFNEYLRRTIRLKSSYKFDDVVDQKYLVPFVEAVKEVSRLSYNLDIHFCTATNMDRRNEAEYELAATGNFQGDNFHASFILSMDKQTYFSYIKSGKGHDFTILTEKSVEHFNTLFKQIVEFTQRRLYELGEKVNYTVSDVIFGEDVKLVNFFKGKNFILEFEAKGRPFYLEIVLKKSYL